A single genomic interval of uncultured Desulfobacter sp. harbors:
- a CDS encoding AMP-binding protein encodes MESTDLDQKLPARLDAFRRLHRHTLDHREQFWAAQAKRLQWQTAFSCVVKEDFYRPMASWFCDGQINAAQNALHRIIETGKGEAPALVFYQKSGDTDTLTFNELKDKVVRLAAAFHQAGLVPGDRIALNLPNCPEFIVSALAAAYLGITYLPIGCHLPPSTVAEDVIASKAKLAIMANSNAYEEKKDHILKVHALLDDLPILISDEKIEELPTLEEYMAKADPSGLEPACPQADHPLFAVYENRLADKHVGSVFPNGGFLVQAHASFDDIFNKALVQNTPRMIVNTLDMCKAPTQAYGLWGPLTNGTGIILIDEDIRVNTIEKILNEQPNPALLCRPNLISELREQLGQAQLNTAKRFPVIACCGSALPPRLVKYADGILVNGPERVVNLWVQNKSGTALLNSYPTPELNRPGALGFGALGVEPLIMSDFGKPCKTNISGNLIFARSWPAMPTATMGTTEHFKKTYFSRFPGCFFTYDGVRSDKDGFFWFMGRLDDSIKVKGQSLGASLIEGVLSSHPLVDEAAIISGQGSSGEEIVVFMVPHKTTQNEQNCIDQIKEYIAEKIGRFAVPEKIIITDQLPKTPTGKLFRSVLRRVAAGEATLD; translated from the coding sequence ATGGAAAGCACTGACCTTGACCAAAAATTACCCGCACGTCTTGACGCATTCCGCCGTCTGCACAGGCACACGCTTGACCATCGTGAACAATTCTGGGCTGCCCAGGCAAAACGGCTGCAATGGCAGACAGCGTTTTCCTGTGTGGTCAAGGAGGATTTTTACAGACCCATGGCATCCTGGTTCTGTGACGGACAGATCAATGCAGCCCAGAACGCACTTCACAGAATAATTGAAACAGGGAAGGGAGAAGCACCCGCCCTGGTCTTTTATCAAAAATCCGGCGATACCGACACCCTGACATTTAATGAACTTAAAGACAAAGTGGTCAGGCTTGCAGCGGCTTTTCACCAGGCCGGCCTTGTTCCGGGTGACCGCATCGCCTTAAATCTTCCCAACTGTCCTGAATTTATCGTCAGCGCCCTGGCAGCCGCTTACCTTGGCATCACCTACCTGCCCATAGGCTGCCATCTGCCCCCTTCCACTGTGGCTGAGGATGTTATTGCATCAAAGGCAAAACTTGCGATCATGGCAAACAGCAATGCTTACGAAGAAAAAAAGGACCATATTTTAAAAGTTCACGCCCTGCTTGACGATCTACCCATTCTCATTTCAGATGAAAAGATTGAAGAGCTTCCAACCCTTGAAGAATATATGGCCAAGGCAGATCCTTCCGGACTTGAGCCGGCCTGCCCCCAGGCGGATCACCCCCTGTTTGCTGTTTATGAAAATCGCCTGGCCGATAAACATGTGGGGTCTGTTTTTCCAAACGGCGGATTTCTGGTCCAGGCCCACGCCTCTTTTGACGATATTTTCAACAAAGCCCTTGTTCAGAACACACCCAGGATGATCGTCAACACCCTGGATATGTGCAAAGCGCCGACCCAGGCATACGGCCTGTGGGGACCGTTAACCAATGGCACAGGTATTATCCTCATTGATGAAGATATCCGGGTGAATACCATTGAAAAAATTCTCAATGAACAGCCTAATCCGGCGCTGTTATGCCGACCGAATTTGATTTCAGAACTTAGAGAACAACTGGGGCAGGCGCAGCTCAACACGGCCAAACGGTTTCCCGTTATTGCCTGCTGTGGGAGTGCCCTTCCCCCCCGGCTGGTGAAATATGCAGACGGCATACTGGTAAACGGTCCGGAACGAGTTGTAAATCTATGGGTGCAGAACAAAAGTGGTACCGCACTGCTCAATTCATATCCGACCCCGGAACTGAACCGTCCCGGCGCCCTCGGATTTGGCGCCTTAGGGGTGGAGCCCCTGATCATGAGCGATTTTGGCAAACCTTGTAAAACAAACATCAGCGGCAACCTAATTTTTGCCCGGTCATGGCCGGCCATGCCAACGGCCACCATGGGTACAACCGAACATTTTAAAAAGACCTATTTTTCAAGATTCCCCGGCTGTTTCTTTACCTACGACGGGGTCAGGTCCGACAAAGACGGTTTTTTCTGGTTTATGGGACGCCTTGATGACAGCATTAAAGTCAAAGGGCAAAGCCTGGGCGCATCCTTGATTGAGGGCGTGCTTAGCTCCCACCCCCTGGTTGACGAGGCTGCTATTATCAGCGGCCAGGGCAGCTCCGGGGAGGAAATTGTGGTATTCATGGTGCCCCATAAAACGACCCAGAATGAACAAAATTGTATTGACCAGATAAAAGAATATATTGCTGAAAAAATCGGGCGGTTTGCCGTACCGGAAAAAATAATAATCACGGATCAGCTGCCAAAGACCCCCACAGGAAAATTGTTCAGGTCTGTTTTGCGCCGCGTTGCCGCCGGAGAAGCCACCCTGGACTGA
- a CDS encoding ABC transporter ATP-binding protein codes for MKLILYYFKKNLRKIALGVFFIIVVDLLQLVVPQVVSRAVDILADAQFDRHVLLIQCAVIVGAGLFMALLRSGWRMLLMGSARDLERGIRDELYSHMLSLDMAYYDKSRAGDIMAHATSDIIHVRMAFGFGIIALVDTLLLGSACIGIMVWTSPKLAALCLIPLPFLVLTTKNLGNRMHQYHSTAQEAFSALTEQIRESFFGIRVIKVFNFKPQVRQKTESSARDYFRKNLKRAYINALLRPLLGFFFNISTLIIILYGGRLVMENRLSPGELVAFIQYLGILAWPVIAIGWMTNLLQRGMASLKRINVLLNTRSEITFPEDTVMPDNVTGNIRFEKVCFSYDKKVNVLSDISMEIPAGSRIGITGPPGCGKTTLLSLIPRLYDPMTGRICLDGKDLKTFDPQFLRRHISFMAQEPFLFSGTLEDNILMGERFSGDNAREILDQVIHICALDDTIAQMPKGLDTLVGERGVTLSGGQKQRVALARTLVRPKPVVLLDDPVSHLDTRTAERVIRGISRMNRNAVMVMVSHRLSALADCDRIYVMDNGRIADQGTHEQLKASNAFYRTSFKVQQSESKPLGGRS; via the coding sequence TTGAAACTGATCCTTTATTATTTCAAAAAAAATTTACGAAAAATTGCTCTGGGCGTCTTCTTTATAATTGTGGTGGATCTGCTCCAGCTTGTGGTTCCCCAGGTTGTCAGCCGGGCTGTTGACATTCTGGCAGATGCTCAGTTTGACCGTCATGTCCTTTTAATTCAATGCGCCGTCATTGTAGGAGCCGGGCTTTTCATGGCCCTGCTTCGTTCCGGGTGGCGCATGCTTTTAATGGGCTCGGCCCGGGATCTTGAGCGGGGCATTCGAGATGAACTGTACTCCCATATGCTAAGTCTGGACATGGCCTATTATGACAAAAGCCGGGCTGGGGATATCATGGCCCATGCCACGTCGGACATTATTCATGTGCGTATGGCCTTTGGTTTCGGCATTATCGCCCTGGTGGACACCCTGCTTCTCGGCAGTGCCTGCATCGGCATCATGGTCTGGACAAGCCCGAAGCTTGCGGCCTTGTGTCTGATTCCCCTTCCTTTTCTGGTTTTAACCACAAAAAATCTGGGCAACAGGATGCACCAGTATCACAGTACAGCCCAGGAGGCCTTTTCCGCACTCACAGAACAGATCCGGGAAAGTTTTTTCGGTATCCGGGTCATTAAAGTGTTCAATTTTAAGCCCCAGGTCCGGCAAAAGACTGAAAGCAGCGCCCGGGATTATTTTCGAAAGAATTTGAAACGGGCCTATATCAATGCCCTGCTGCGCCCTTTGTTAGGATTTTTTTTTAACATCTCCACCCTGATCATCATCCTTTATGGCGGGAGGTTGGTCATGGAAAACCGGTTAAGTCCCGGAGAGCTTGTGGCCTTTATTCAATACTTGGGGATTCTGGCCTGGCCGGTGATTGCCATCGGGTGGATGACCAATCTGTTACAGCGTGGCATGGCATCCCTGAAACGGATAAACGTTCTTTTGAATACCCGGTCCGAAATCACTTTCCCAGAAGATACGGTGATGCCGGACAATGTGACCGGCAATATCCGGTTTGAAAAGGTCTGTTTTTCCTATGATAAAAAAGTGAATGTGCTTTCTGATATTTCAATGGAGATCCCCGCAGGGTCCAGAATCGGCATTACCGGACCACCTGGCTGCGGGAAAACCACCCTGTTGTCATTGATCCCGCGCCTGTATGACCCCATGACCGGCCGGATTTGCCTGGACGGAAAAGATCTGAAAACGTTTGATCCTCAATTCCTGAGGCGTCATATCAGTTTTATGGCTCAGGAACCGTTTTTATTTTCAGGCACCCTTGAAGATAATATTCTTATGGGCGAACGTTTTTCCGGGGACAACGCGCGTGAAATTTTGGATCAGGTCATTCACATCTGCGCTTTAGACGACACCATTGCGCAGATGCCCAAAGGGCTTGACACCCTGGTCGGGGAACGGGGGGTGACCTTGTCCGGCGGGCAGAAGCAGCGGGTGGCCCTGGCCAGAACCCTGGTGCGCCCTAAGCCGGTGGTTCTCTTGGATGATCCGGTCAGCCATCTGGATACCCGCACCGCAGAGCGGGTAATCCGGGGCATCAGCCGGATGAACCGGAATGCGGTCATGGTCATGGTCTCCCACAGGCTTTCGGCCCTTGCCGACTGTGACCGGATTTATGTGATGGACAACGGCAGAATTGCGGACCAGGGTACCCATGAGCAACTCAAGGCATCCAATGCCTTTTACCGGACTTCCTTTAAGGTTCAGCAGTCTGAAAGCAAGCCTTTGGGAGGCCGGTCATGA